A genomic region of Pseudomonas frederiksbergensis contains the following coding sequences:
- a CDS encoding sigma-54-dependent transcriptional regulator — translation MRIKVHCQNRIGILRDILNLLVEYGINVARGEVGGEHGNAIYLHCPNLINIQFQALRPKFEAIAGVFGVKRVGLMPSERRHMELNALLGALEFPVLSIDMGGSIVAANRAAAQLLGVRVDEVPGIPLSRYAEDFDLPELVRANKSRINGLRVKVKGDVFLADIAPLQSEHDDSEAMAGAVLTLHRADRVGERIYNVRKQELRGFDSIFQSSKVMAAVVREARRMAPLDAPLLIEGETGTGKELLARACHLASPRGQSPLMALNCAGLPESMAETELFGYGPGAFEGARAEGKLGLLELTAGGTLFLDGVGEMSPRLQVKLLRFLQDGCFRRVGSDEEVYLDVRVICATQVDLSELCASGEFRQDLYHRLNVLSLHIPPLRECLDGLTPLVEHFLDQASRQIGCPLPKLAPAAMDRLSHYHWPGNVRQLENVLFQAVSLCDGGTVKAEHIRLPDYGVRQPLGDFSLEGGLDKIVGRFEKAVLERLYSEYPSSRLLGKRLGVSHTTIANKLREYEVGKDNT, via the coding sequence ATGCGTATCAAAGTCCATTGCCAGAACCGCATCGGCATCCTGCGCGACATCCTCAACCTGCTGGTGGAGTACGGGATCAACGTTGCTCGAGGTGAGGTCGGCGGCGAACATGGCAACGCGATCTATCTGCATTGCCCGAACCTGATCAACATTCAGTTCCAGGCGTTGCGTCCAAAGTTCGAGGCAATAGCTGGTGTATTCGGCGTCAAGCGCGTAGGGCTGATGCCCAGCGAGCGTCGGCACATGGAGTTGAATGCCTTGCTCGGCGCGCTGGAGTTTCCGGTGCTGTCGATCGACATGGGCGGCTCAATCGTTGCGGCCAACCGCGCCGCCGCGCAATTGCTCGGTGTGCGGGTGGACGAGGTGCCGGGCATTCCCTTGTCGCGTTATGCCGAGGACTTCGATCTCCCGGAACTGGTTCGAGCCAACAAATCGCGGATCAATGGCTTGCGGGTCAAGGTCAAGGGCGATGTGTTCCTGGCCGATATCGCGCCGTTGCAATCGGAGCATGACGACAGCGAGGCCATGGCCGGCGCTGTGCTGACGCTGCACCGGGCGGACCGGGTCGGCGAACGCATCTATAACGTGCGCAAGCAGGAGTTGCGCGGGTTCGACAGCATTTTCCAGAGTTCCAAGGTCATGGCCGCGGTGGTTCGCGAGGCGCGGCGCATGGCGCCACTGGATGCGCCGCTGCTGATTGAAGGCGAGACCGGCACCGGTAAAGAACTGTTGGCGCGCGCCTGCCATCTGGCCAGCCCGCGTGGGCAGTCGCCGTTGATGGCGCTCAATTGCGCCGGGCTGCCAGAGTCGATGGCCGAGACCGAGCTGTTCGGTTATGGCCCGGGTGCGTTCGAAGGGGCGCGGGCCGAAGGTAAGCTCGGGCTGTTGGAGCTGACGGCGGGCGGTACATTGTTTCTCGACGGTGTCGGGGAAATGAGCCCGCGCTTGCAGGTGAAACTGCTGCGGTTTTTGCAGGACGGTTGCTTCCGCCGGGTCGGCAGCGATGAAGAGGTTTACCTGGATGTGCGGGTGATCTGCGCCACTCAGGTCGATTTGTCTGAACTGTGTGCCAGCGGTGAATTCCGTCAGGATCTTTACCATCGTTTGAATGTGCTTTCACTGCACATCCCGCCGCTGCGTGAATGCCTCGACGGTCTGACACCGCTGGTAGAGCACTTCCTCGATCAGGCCAGTCGGCAGATTGGTTGTCCATTGCCGAAGCTGGCACCGGCGGCGATGGATCGGCTCAGCCATTATCACTGGCCGGGCAATGTCCGGCAGTTGGAGAACGTGCTGTTTCAGGCGGTTTCGTTGTGTGACGGCGGCACGGTCAAGGCTGAACATATTCGCCTGCCTGATTACGGTGTGCGCCAGCCTCTGGGGGATTTCTCGTTGGAAGGTGGGCTGGATAAAATTGTCGGGCGTTTCGAAAAGGCTGTGCTGGAGCGGCTGTATTCCGAGTACCCCAGCAGTCGCCTGCTGGGCAAGCGCCTTGGCGTTTCCCACACCACCATTGCCAACAAGTTGCGTGAGTACGAAGTGGGTAAGGACAATACCTGA
- the phhA gene encoding phenylalanine 4-monooxygenase: MKQTQYVAREPDAQGFIHYTAEEHAVWNTLITRQLKVLEGRACQEYMDGIEKLGLPHDRIPQLDEINKVLGETTGWQVARVPALIPFQTFFELLANKQFPVATFIRTREELDYLQEPDIFHEIFGHCPLLTNPWFAEFTHTYGKLGLQASKEERVYLARLYWMTIEFGLVDTPEGQRIYGGGILSSPKETVYSLSGEPEHQAFDPLEAMRTPYRIDILQPLYFVLPNLKRLFDLAHEDIMGMAHKGMQLGLHAPKFPPKPKAA, encoded by the coding sequence ATGAAGCAGACGCAATACGTGGCCCGCGAGCCCGATGCGCAAGGTTTTATTCACTACACCGCTGAAGAACACGCAGTGTGGAACACGCTGATCACTCGCCAGCTGAAAGTGCTCGAGGGTCGTGCGTGCCAGGAATACATGGACGGCATCGAAAAACTCGGCCTGCCCCATGACCGCATTCCGCAACTCGACGAAATCAACAAAGTCCTCGGCGAGACCACCGGCTGGCAAGTCGCCCGCGTACCGGCGCTGATTCCGTTCCAGACCTTCTTTGAATTGCTGGCCAACAAGCAGTTTCCGGTCGCGACCTTTATTCGTACTCGCGAAGAACTGGATTACCTGCAAGAGCCGGATATTTTCCACGAAATCTTTGGGCACTGCCCGCTGCTGACCAACCCTTGGTTCGCCGAATTCACCCACACTTACGGCAAACTCGGCCTCCAGGCCTCCAAGGAAGAACGTGTCTATCTGGCGCGCCTGTATTGGATGACCATCGAGTTTGGCCTGGTCGACACCCCAGAAGGTCAACGCATCTACGGCGGCGGCATCCTCTCCTCGCCGAAAGAAACCGTGTACAGCCTGTCCGGCGAGCCAGAGCATCAAGCCTTTGATCCGCTGGAAGCGATGCGCACGCCGTATCGCATCGACATCCTGCAACCGCTGTACTTTGTCCTGCCCAACCTCAAGCGCCTGTTCGATCTGGCCCACGAGGACATCATGGGCATGGCCCACAAAGGTATGCAGCTGGGATTGCACGCACCGAAGTTTCCGCCTAAACCCAAGGCAGCCTGA
- a CDS encoding 4a-hydroxytetrahydrobiopterin dehydratase, translating to MNALNQAHCEACRADAPHVSDEELPVLIKQIPDWNIEVRDGVMQLEKVFLFKNFKFALAFTNAMGEISEAEGHHPGLLTEWGKVTVTWWSHSIKGLHRNDFIMAARTDEMAKDAEGRK from the coding sequence ATGAACGCTCTGAACCAAGCCCATTGCGAAGCCTGCCGTGCCGATGCCCCACACGTCAGCGACGAAGAACTGCCGGTACTGATCAAGCAGATCCCTGACTGGAACATCGAAGTTCGCGACGGCGTGATGCAGCTGGAAAAAGTCTTCCTGTTCAAGAACTTCAAATTCGCCCTGGCCTTTACCAACGCCATGGGCGAAATCTCCGAGGCCGAAGGTCACCACCCTGGCCTGCTCACCGAGTGGGGCAAAGTCACCGTGACCTGGTGGAGCCACTCGATCAAAGGCCTGCACCGCAACGACTTCATCATGGCCGCGCGCACTGACGAAATGGCGAAAGACGCCGAGGGCCGCAAATAA
- a CDS encoding amino acid aminotransferase: protein MHFDAIGRVPGDPILGLMEAYAQDSNPRKFDLGVGVYKDAQGLTPIPQSVKLAELRLVDRQTTKTYIGGHGDAAFGNAINELVLGADSALIAEQRAGATQTPGGTGALRLSADFIAQCLPGRGIWLSNPTWPIHETIYATAGLKVSHYPYVGSDNRLDIEAMLATLNLIPKGDVVLLHACCHNPTGFDLSHDDWRRVLEVVRNRELLPLIDFAYQGFGDGLEQDAWAVRLFAAELPELLITSSCSKNFGLYRDRTGALIVCTEDAEKLVDIRSQLANIARNLWSTPPDHGAAVVATILGDPELKQLWADEVEAMRLRIAQLRSGLVEALEPHGLGERFAHIGVQRGMFSYTGLTPAQVKNLRDNHSVYMVNSGRANVAGIDATRLDVLAQAIADVCRP, encoded by the coding sequence ATGCATTTCGACGCCATCGGCCGAGTACCCGGCGACCCGATTCTCGGCCTGATGGAGGCCTATGCGCAGGACAGCAATCCGCGCAAGTTCGACCTTGGCGTAGGCGTCTACAAGGATGCCCAGGGCCTGACGCCGATTCCGCAGTCGGTGAAACTCGCCGAACTGCGGCTGGTGGATCGCCAGACCACCAAGACCTACATCGGTGGTCACGGTGACGCGGCGTTTGGTAACGCGATCAATGAGCTGGTGCTCGGCGCCGATTCCGCGCTGATCGCCGAGCAGCGTGCCGGCGCCACCCAGACTCCGGGTGGCACGGGCGCCTTGCGCTTGAGCGCAGACTTCATTGCGCAATGCCTGCCAGGGCGCGGCATCTGGCTGAGCAACCCGACCTGGCCGATTCACGAAACCATCTACGCCACCGCCGGCCTCAAGGTTAGCCACTACCCGTACGTGGGCAGTGACAACCGCCTCGACATCGAAGCGATGCTGGCGACCCTGAACCTGATCCCCAAGGGCGACGTGGTGCTGCTGCACGCCTGCTGCCACAACCCGACCGGTTTCGATCTGTCGCACGATGACTGGCGCCGCGTGCTGGAAGTGGTTCGCAACCGAGAACTGCTGCCGCTGATCGACTTCGCTTATCAGGGTTTTGGCGATGGTCTGGAGCAGGACGCCTGGGCAGTGCGGTTGTTTGCTGCTGAACTGCCAGAGCTGCTGATCACCAGTTCCTGCTCGAAAAACTTTGGCCTGTACCGCGACCGCACCGGCGCGTTGATCGTCTGCACGGAGGATGCCGAGAAGCTTGTGGATATCCGCAGCCAATTGGCCAACATCGCCCGCAACCTGTGGTCGACACCACCGGATCACGGCGCTGCCGTGGTGGCGACCATCCTCGGCGACCCGGAGCTGAAACAGCTGTGGGCCGATGAAGTGGAGGCCATGCGCTTGCGCATTGCGCAACTGCGCTCGGGCCTGGTGGAAGCGCTGGAGCCACACGGACTGGGCGAACGCTTCGCGCATATTGGTGTGCAACGCGGGATGTTTTCCTACACCGGATTGACACCGGCGCAGGTGAAAAACCTGCGGGACAACCACAGCGTGTACATGGTCAACTCCGGCCGCGCCAACGTCGCCGGGATTGATGCCACACGTCTGGATGTGCTGGCGCAAGCCATCGCCGACGTCTGCCGCCCTTAA
- a CDS encoding MFS transporter, which translates to MPDPQRPMAVTLQVVSIVLFTFIGYLNIGIPLAVLPGYVHSDLGFGAVIAGLVISVQYLATLLSRPYAGRIIDNQGSKHAVLYGLAGCGLSGVFMLLSAWTQSLPTLSLISLLIGRLVLGSAESLVGSGSIGWGIGRVGAANTAKVISWNGIASYGALAVGAPLGVLLAHHLGLWSMGVSILLLAALGLLLAWPKTAAPIVAGERLPFMHVLGRVLPHGCGLALGSIGFGTIATFITLYYATRHWDNAVLCLSLFGACFIGARLLFGNLINRLGGFRVAIACLSVETLGLLLLWLAPDAHWALAGAALSGFGFSLVFPALGVEAVNLVPASSRGAAVGAYSLFIDLSLGITGPLAGAIAAGFGFASIFLFAALAALSGLMLSVYLYRQAPQHLNEKYREERETR; encoded by the coding sequence ATGCCAGATCCTCAGCGCCCCATGGCGGTCACGCTGCAAGTCGTTTCCATCGTCCTGTTTACCTTCATCGGCTATCTGAATATCGGCATCCCCTTGGCCGTTTTGCCGGGTTATGTGCACAGCGACCTGGGTTTTGGCGCGGTGATCGCAGGTTTGGTGATCAGTGTGCAATACCTCGCCACCCTGCTCAGCCGCCCGTACGCGGGGCGGATCATTGACAACCAGGGCAGCAAACACGCGGTACTGTACGGCCTGGCCGGGTGCGGCTTGAGCGGTGTGTTCATGTTGCTGTCGGCGTGGACCCAAAGCCTGCCGACCCTGAGCCTGATCAGCCTGCTGATCGGTCGACTGGTGCTGGGCAGCGCTGAAAGCCTGGTCGGTTCGGGATCGATTGGCTGGGGCATCGGCCGGGTCGGTGCAGCGAATACCGCCAAGGTCATCTCCTGGAACGGCATCGCCAGTTACGGCGCACTGGCCGTCGGCGCGCCGCTCGGCGTACTGCTGGCTCATCACCTCGGACTGTGGAGCATGGGCGTGAGCATTCTCTTGCTCGCAGCGCTGGGGCTGTTGCTGGCCTGGCCGAAGACCGCCGCACCGATTGTTGCTGGTGAACGCCTGCCCTTCATGCATGTCCTGGGACGGGTGCTGCCCCACGGTTGCGGACTGGCACTGGGCTCGATCGGTTTCGGCACCATCGCCACCTTCATCACCCTGTATTACGCCACCCGACACTGGGATAACGCCGTGCTCTGCCTGAGCTTGTTCGGCGCCTGCTTCATTGGCGCGCGCCTGCTGTTCGGCAACCTGATCAATCGCCTCGGTGGCTTTCGCGTGGCGATTGCCTGCCTGTCGGTCGAAACCCTCGGCTTGCTGCTGTTGTGGCTGGCCCCGGACGCACACTGGGCACTGGCGGGCGCGGCGTTGAGCGGGTTCGGCTTCTCGCTGGTGTTCCCGGCGCTGGGCGTGGAGGCCGTGAATCTGGTGCCCGCCTCCAGCCGTGGCGCAGCGGTTGGGGCTTACTCGCTCTTCATCGACTTGTCGCTGGGGATCACCGGACCTTTGGCGGGTGCCATCGCGGCAGGATTCGGCTTTGCCTCGATCTTCCTGTTCGCCGCCCTCGCCGCGTTGAGCGGTTTGATGCTCAGCGTTTACCTGTACCGCCAAGCGCCACAGCACCTGAACGAAAAGTACCGCGAAGAACGCGAAACGCGCTAA
- the arfB gene encoding alternative ribosome rescue aminoacyl-tRNA hydrolase ArfB — protein MLVISNNVHLPDAEIELTAIRAQGAGGQNVNKVSSAVHLRFDIPASSLPEFYKERLLALRDSRITSEGVIIIKAQQYRTQEANRADALARLTELILSATKVEKKRRPTKPTLGSKKRRLESKTKRGSIKAGRGKVDF, from the coding sequence ATGCTGGTGATTTCCAACAACGTGCATCTGCCGGATGCCGAGATCGAATTGACCGCCATTCGCGCGCAAGGTGCGGGAGGGCAGAACGTCAACAAGGTCTCGAGTGCGGTGCACCTGCGCTTTGATATTCCGGCGTCGTCCTTGCCAGAGTTCTACAAGGAACGGTTGCTGGCGCTGCGTGACAGCCGGATCACCAGCGAAGGCGTGATCATCATCAAGGCCCAGCAATACCGCACGCAGGAAGCCAACCGCGCCGATGCGTTGGCGCGCCTCACCGAGTTGATCCTCAGCGCCACCAAGGTTGAAAAGAAGCGTCGTCCGACCAAGCCGACCCTGGGTTCGAAAAAGCGTCGGCTGGAGTCAAAAACCAAGCGCGGCTCGATCAAGGCCGGGCGGGGTAAAGTCGACTTTTAG
- a CDS encoding DUF4225 domain-containing protein, whose translation MAHIPDGFARLRFGSIVSSYANEIIQAVDEGVISAWQAVQEIRAEYEDLSSKARFYLQNGIGVAAGVMQVRTGATIVGGSAVLGAAPGALMIGHGVNNIYEGMANIYRGPDAPSAVGPVRYAYRAAFGDDKEDVVYYSIDLLISAYGVLRPVSKPGSVELFRRDPVNYEMAYRQMGKLALSFEALVDFFTINTMLSEGEEKSR comes from the coding sequence ATGGCGCATATTCCTGATGGTTTTGCGCGGCTTCGATTTGGTTCGATTGTCTCTTCCTATGCTAATGAAATTATTCAGGCGGTTGATGAGGGGGTGATTAGTGCGTGGCAAGCGGTGCAGGAAATAAGAGCCGAGTATGAAGATTTATCGTCAAAGGCACGATTCTATCTTCAAAATGGTATTGGGGTTGCGGCGGGGGTGATGCAGGTTAGGACAGGGGCCACGATTGTCGGAGGCTCGGCAGTGCTCGGTGCGGCGCCGGGCGCACTCATGATTGGGCATGGTGTTAATAATATTTATGAAGGTATGGCGAATATCTACCGTGGGCCGGATGCGCCAAGTGCGGTTGGGCCTGTTAGGTATGCCTATAGAGCTGCGTTCGGTGATGACAAGGAGGATGTGGTTTATTACTCTATTGATTTGCTTATTTCTGCATACGGGGTGCTAAGGCCAGTGTCAAAACCTGGTTCGGTTGAGCTGTTCAGGCGTGATCCGGTTAATTATGAAATGGCTTACCGTCAGATGGGAAAACTGGCCTTGTCTTTTGAAGCGTTAGTTGATTTTTTTACTATAAATACGATGCTTTCAGAAGGAGAGGAAAAAAGCAGGTGA
- a CDS encoding Hcp family type VI secretion system effector, protein MASHSYMSITGKRQGLISAGCSGPDSIGNKCQIGHQDEIMVLAYSHDMLTGNDGSMAGGRGKHMPIMITKGIDKSSPLLASALHEGEEVECKINFYRTSSAGGQERYYSIHLTGARIAHISLQVPHAVRMNDAEPQELVSIRYRDIAWAHVPGATSAYSSWGNEGE, encoded by the coding sequence ATGGCTAGTCACAGCTACATGAGTATTACCGGCAAGCGACAAGGTTTGATTTCCGCCGGTTGCTCCGGTCCTGATTCTATCGGCAACAAATGCCAGATCGGCCATCAAGATGAAATCATGGTGCTGGCTTATTCACACGATATGCTCACGGGCAATGACGGCAGCATGGCGGGTGGACGCGGCAAGCACATGCCGATCATGATTACCAAGGGCATCGATAAGTCATCACCGTTGTTGGCCAGTGCGCTGCATGAGGGTGAAGAAGTGGAGTGCAAGATCAATTTTTACCGAACCTCTTCGGCTGGCGGCCAGGAAAGATACTATTCAATCCACCTGACCGGTGCGCGTATCGCCCATATCAGCCTGCAAGTTCCTCACGCTGTTCGTATGAACGATGCAGAACCGCAAGAGTTGGTATCCATTCGTTATAGAGATATTGCTTGGGCGCACGTTCCAGGGGCCACAAGTGCTTATAGTTCCTGGGGAAATGAGGGTGAATGA
- a CDS encoding amino acid permease — protein sequence MSGQNSHSGELKRGLKNRHIQLIALGGAIGTGLFLGSAGVLKSAGPSMILGYAICGFIAFMIMRQLGEMIVEEPVAGSFSHFAHKYWGGFAGFLAGWNCWILYILVGMSELTAVGKYVHYWWPDVPTWASAAVFFVMINVINLANVKVFGEAEFWFAIIKVVAIVGMIALGSYLLVSGNGGPQASVSNLWEHGGFFPNGVSGLVMAMAIIMFSFGGLEMLGFTAAEADKPKTVIPKAINQVIYRILIFYIGALVVLLSLTPWDSLLVSLNASGDAYSGSPFVQVFSMLGSNTAAHILNFVVLTAALSVYNSGTYCNSRMLLGMAEQGDAPKGLAKIDKRGVPVRSILASAAVTFVAVVMNYLIPQHALELLMSLVVATLVINWAMISFSHFKFRQHMNRTQQTPLFKALWYPYGNYICLAFVAFILCIMLMIPGIQISVYAIPVWVVFMWGCYNVKNKRSAQHVLSVAPVVK from the coding sequence ATGAGTGGACAAAACTCGCATTCAGGCGAGCTTAAACGCGGCCTGAAAAATCGCCATATTCAACTGATCGCCCTCGGTGGCGCGATCGGTACCGGGTTGTTCCTGGGTTCTGCCGGTGTACTGAAATCGGCCGGCCCGTCGATGATCCTCGGCTACGCGATCTGTGGCTTCATCGCGTTCATGATCATGCGCCAACTGGGCGAAATGATCGTTGAAGAGCCGGTGGCCGGTTCGTTCAGCCACTTTGCGCACAAGTACTGGGGCGGTTTTGCCGGCTTTCTGGCGGGCTGGAACTGCTGGATTCTGTACATCCTGGTGGGCATGTCCGAGCTGACTGCGGTCGGTAAATACGTGCACTACTGGTGGCCGGACGTCCCGACCTGGGCCTCGGCCGCAGTGTTCTTCGTGATGATCAATGTGATCAACCTGGCTAACGTCAAAGTCTTTGGCGAAGCGGAGTTCTGGTTCGCGATCATCAAGGTGGTGGCGATTGTCGGCATGATTGCCCTGGGCAGCTACCTGCTGGTCAGCGGCAACGGCGGACCGCAAGCCTCGGTGAGCAACCTGTGGGAACACGGCGGATTCTTCCCGAATGGCGTCAGTGGTCTGGTGATGGCCATGGCGATCATCATGTTTTCCTTCGGTGGCCTGGAAATGCTCGGTTTCACCGCCGCAGAAGCTGATAAGCCGAAAACCGTGATCCCGAAAGCCATCAATCAGGTGATCTACCGGATCCTGATTTTCTACATCGGCGCACTGGTGGTTCTGCTCTCGCTGACGCCATGGGACAGCTTGCTGGTGAGCCTGAACGCGTCCGGCGATGCCTATAGCGGCAGCCCGTTCGTTCAGGTGTTCTCGATGCTGGGCAGCAACACTGCGGCGCACATCCTCAACTTCGTGGTCCTGACGGCAGCGCTGTCGGTGTACAACAGCGGCACTTACTGCAACAGCCGCATGTTGCTGGGCATGGCTGAACAGGGCGATGCCCCGAAAGGTCTGGCGAAGATCGACAAGCGCGGCGTGCCGGTGCGTTCGATCCTGGCCTCGGCAGCAGTGACGTTCGTGGCGGTAGTGATGAACTACCTGATCCCGCAGCACGCGCTGGAACTGCTGATGTCGCTGGTGGTTGCGACGCTGGTGATCAACTGGGCGATGATCAGCTTCTCGCACTTCAAGTTCCGTCAGCACATGAACCGCACCCAACAAACGCCGCTGTTCAAGGCGCTGTGGTACCCGTACGGCAACTACATCTGCCTGGCGTTCGTGGCCTTCATCCTGTGCATCATGCTGATGATCCCGGGCATCCAGATCTCGGTGTACGCGATTCCGGTGTGGGTCGTGTTCATGTGGGGCTGCTACAACGTCAAGAACAAGCGCAGCGCTCAACACGTGCTGAGTGTGGCGCCTGTTGTGAAGTAA
- the rluB gene encoding 23S rRNA pseudouridine(2605) synthase RluB: MSINDQKDDQEIGPAGEKLQKVLARIGVGSRRDVEAWISHGRIKVNGKDATLGLRVDLHDAITIDGKVIKREEAAESVRRVIMYNKPDGEICTRDDPEGRPTVFDKMPRPKEGRWINIGRLDINTTGLLMFTTDGELANRLMHPSYEMDREYAVRVRGEVDDEMIERLKAGVVLEDGPAKFTDIKQAPGGEGFNHWYHCVVMEGRNREVRRLWESQGLVVSRLKRVRFGPVFLNSDLPMGRWREMSQYEVDVLSAEVGLTPVAMPQMNAKSKDKLERMQRKSSRPVGKSERVRTLRPATAAPAAGPRPAREPQIEGERPARKPAPRQDGERGPRTPRPANGRTERGEGRGAPAGGRGAPAGRGESGRGTPVADRPSDTKRPAKPAPKKRPGIVLVDRDAPSGKRRGAPAGSGQRPGFGRRKPE, from the coding sequence ATGAGTATCAACGACCAGAAAGACGACCAGGAAATTGGCCCAGCAGGCGAGAAACTGCAGAAAGTCCTCGCCCGTATCGGCGTCGGCTCGCGCCGCGACGTAGAAGCCTGGATCAGTCACGGCCGCATCAAGGTCAACGGCAAAGATGCCACCCTTGGCCTGCGTGTCGACCTGCACGACGCCATCACCATTGATGGCAAGGTGATCAAGCGTGAAGAAGCGGCCGAATCGGTCCGCCGCGTGATCATGTACAACAAACCCGACGGCGAAATCTGCACCCGTGACGACCCAGAGGGCCGTCCGACCGTGTTCGACAAGATGCCGCGTCCAAAAGAAGGCCGCTGGATCAACATCGGTCGTCTGGACATCAACACCACCGGTTTGCTGATGTTCACCACCGACGGTGAGCTGGCCAACCGCCTGATGCACCCTTCCTACGAAATGGACCGCGAGTACGCGGTACGTGTACGTGGCGAAGTCGACGACGAAATGATCGAACGCCTGAAGGCGGGCGTCGTTCTCGAAGACGGTCCGGCCAAGTTCACCGACATCAAGCAGGCTCCAGGCGGTGAAGGTTTCAACCACTGGTACCACTGCGTGGTGATGGAAGGTCGTAACCGTGAAGTCCGTCGCCTGTGGGAATCCCAGGGTCTGGTGGTCAGCCGTCTGAAGCGCGTGCGTTTCGGTCCGGTGTTCCTCAACTCTGACCTGCCGATGGGTCGCTGGCGCGAAATGAGCCAATACGAAGTCGACGTGCTGAGTGCTGAGGTCGGTTTGACTCCGGTGGCCATGCCGCAAATGAACGCCAAGAGCAAAGACAAGCTTGAGCGTATGCAGCGCAAGTCGTCCCGTCCGGTCGGCAAGAGCGAGCGTGTGCGGACCTTGCGTCCAGCCACCGCTGCTCCTGCTGCCGGCCCGCGTCCAGCGCGCGAGCCGCAGATCGAAGGCGAGCGTCCGGCACGCAAGCCAGCACCACGTCAGGACGGCGAGCGCGGTCCACGTACACCGCGTCCGGCCAACGGTCGCACTGAACGTGGCGAAGGCCGCGGTGCTCCAGCCGGTGGTCGCGGTGCTCCGGCAGGTCGTGGTGAATCGGGTCGCGGTACGCCAGTGGCAGACCGTCCGTCCGACACCAAGCGCCCGGCCAAGCCAGCGCCGAAGAAACGTCCAGGCATCGTCCTGGTCGACCGTGACGCGCCATCGGGCAAACGTCGCGGCGCACCGGCCGGTTCCGGTCAGCGTCCAGGCTTTGGTCGTCGCAAACCGGAATAA
- the scpB gene encoding SMC-Scp complex subunit ScpB has product MNLSEPRELAPLLEAFLLASGKPQSMERLFELFEEGERPEPPVFKKALAILAKSCDGRAFELKEVASGYRLQIREKFAPWVGRLWEERPQRYSRAMLETMALIAYRQPITRGEIEDVRGVAVNSHIVKTLLEREWIRIVGYRDVPGKPAMFATTKAFLDHFNLKNLDDLPPLAELRELAPEPMLEFDDAPVPQSLQELADASAEPEEPKDETSFHTLLLELDSMEEGIKTDFDDLLRDGGGSESEPQTPGDVPADVAVETELQVEAEAEAEVEEEAEDDILGVAEAREKLLAAVAALEQPKPESELSDEEAEALALAEAIENERRQFED; this is encoded by the coding sequence ATGAATCTGAGTGAACCCCGCGAGCTGGCGCCACTGCTTGAGGCCTTTCTGTTGGCCTCGGGAAAACCGCAGTCGATGGAGCGTCTGTTCGAACTCTTCGAAGAGGGCGAGCGCCCGGAGCCGCCGGTCTTCAAGAAGGCCTTGGCGATTCTCGCGAAATCCTGCGACGGTCGGGCCTTTGAGCTGAAGGAGGTCGCCTCGGGCTACCGTCTGCAAATTCGCGAGAAATTCGCGCCATGGGTCGGACGTCTGTGGGAAGAACGCCCGCAACGCTATTCCCGAGCGATGCTGGAGACCATGGCGTTGATCGCCTATCGCCAGCCGATTACCCGTGGCGAGATCGAGGATGTGCGCGGTGTGGCGGTCAACAGCCACATCGTTAAAACCCTGCTGGAGCGTGAGTGGATCAGGATCGTCGGTTACCGTGACGTACCGGGCAAGCCCGCGATGTTTGCCACCACCAAGGCGTTTCTCGATCATTTCAACCTGAAGAACCTCGACGACCTGCCGCCGCTGGCCGAACTGCGCGAGCTTGCGCCCGAGCCGATGCTCGAGTTCGACGACGCACCAGTGCCGCAGAGCCTGCAAGAACTGGCCGATGCCAGCGCAGAGCCGGAAGAACCGAAAGACGAGACCAGTTTCCATACCTTGTTGCTCGAGCTGGACTCGATGGAGGAGGGAATCAAGACCGATTTCGACGACTTGTTGCGAGATGGCGGGGGCAGCGAGAGTGAGCCGCAGACACCTGGCGACGTGCCCGCCGATGTTGCGGTAGAGACCGAACTTCAGGTCGAAGCCGAAGCCGAGGCTGAAGTTGAGGAAGAGGCTGAAGATGACATCCTTGGCGTTGCCGAAGCTCGCGAGAAACTGCTCGCTGCCGTCGCCGCGCTGGAACAGCCCAAGCCAGAATCCGAGCTGAGCGACGAAGAAGCCGAAGCCCTGGCCCTCGCCGAAGCGATCGAGAACGAACGCCGCCAGTTCGAGGATTGA